A single Eubalaena glacialis isolate mEubGla1 chromosome 18, mEubGla1.1.hap2.+ XY, whole genome shotgun sequence DNA region contains:
- the LOC133078224 gene encoding interferon lambda-3-like — protein sequence MALGCTLVLMLMTVAPSRTGAVPVPSPLGALPGARGCHMAQFKSLSPQELQAFKRAKDAFEESLLQKDWNCSSRLFPRTRDLRQLQVWERPVALEAELAVTLNVLEATANSSLDHILDQPLHTLHHIHSKLQACVPAQPTAGPRPRGRLHHWLHRLQEAAKKESRDCLEASVMFNLFRLLTRDLKCVASGEQCV from the exons ATGGCCCTGGGCTGCACGCTGGTGCTGATGCTGATGACCGTGGCGCCGAGCAGGACAGGAGCAGTTCCTGTGCCCTCGCCCCTCGGGGCCCTCCCAGGTGCAAGGGGCTGCCACATGGCCCAGTTCAAGTCTCTGTCCCCACAAGAGCTGCAGGCCTTCAAGAGGGCCAAGGACGCCTTT GAAGAGTCGCTCTTGCAGAAGGACTGGAACTGCAGCTCCCGCCTCTTCCCCAGGACCCGGGACCTGAGGCAGCTGCAG GTGTGGGAGCGCCCCGTGGCGTTGGAGGCTGAGCTGGCCGTGACACTGAATGTCCTGGAGGCCACGGCTAACTCATCCCTGGACCACATCCTGGACCAGCCCCTTCACACGCTGCACCACATCCACTCCAAGCTCCAGGCCTGT GTCCCAGCTCAGCCCACAGCCGGCCCCAGGCCCCGGGGCCGCCTCCACCACTGGCTGCACCGGCTCCAGGAGGCCGCGAAGAAG gaGTCCCGGGACTGCCTCGAAGCCTCTGTCATGTTCAACCTCTTCCGCCTCCTCACCCGGGACCTGAAATGTGTTGCCAGTGGAGAGCAGTGTGTCTGA